One region of Blattabacterium cuenoti genomic DNA includes:
- a CDS encoding co-chaperone GroES, with protein MAEVKIKPLADRVLIEPDPAETKTSSGIIIPDTAKEKPQKGIVIAVGKGKKNEPMILKEGDKVLYGKYSGTELKWEGIEYLIMRESDIIAIIR; from the coding sequence ATGGCGGAAGTAAAGATTAAACCTTTAGCGGATCGTGTTCTTATAGAACCAGATCCTGCTGAAACAAAAACATCTTCAGGTATTATCATTCCTGATACTGCAAAAGAAAAACCACAAAAAGGAATTGTTATAGCGGTTGGAAAAGGAAAAAAAAATGAACCTATGATTCTAAAAGAAGGTGATAAAGTTTTATATGGAAAATATTCTGGAACAGAATTAAAATGGGAGGGAATAGAATATCTTATTATGAGAGAATCTGATATAATAGCTATTATAAGGTAA